A stretch of the Deltaproteobacteria bacterium genome encodes the following:
- a CDS encoding SDR family oxidoreductase produces MGLSGRNAMVTGGASGIGRAICLRLAREGTDVAVLDLDQAGGRQVADEVGALHRRAVAVEADVASAASVAAAVERVHAALGPVHILVNDAGIAGLVPLQDMSEEQWDRMIAVHLKGAFNCTRTILGDMLATGWGRIVNVSSVAGLSGAPELVHYSAAKAGLIGFTKALSAEVGPRGITVNAIAPGLIDTPLLQRSGWPDSLTRVIIAQNPIKRIGTPEDIAAACAYLVSEEASYVTGQVLSPNGGGYL; encoded by the coding sequence ATGGGGCTCAGCGGACGGAACGCGATGGTGACCGGGGGCGCCTCGGGCATCGGGCGGGCGATCTGCCTTCGCCTGGCGCGCGAGGGGACAGACGTGGCGGTGCTCGACCTGGACCAGGCCGGCGGGCGGCAGGTGGCGGACGAGGTGGGCGCGCTCCACCGGCGAGCGGTTGCCGTCGAGGCGGACGTCGCGAGCGCCGCGAGCGTGGCGGCGGCCGTCGAGCGGGTCCACGCCGCGCTCGGGCCGGTCCACATCCTGGTGAACGACGCCGGCATCGCCGGACTGGTGCCGCTCCAGGACATGAGCGAGGAGCAGTGGGACCGGATGATCGCGGTCCACCTGAAGGGGGCGTTCAACTGCACGCGCACCATCCTGGGCGACATGCTGGCCACGGGGTGGGGCCGGATCGTGAACGTCTCCTCGGTCGCCGGGCTGAGCGGCGCGCCCGAGCTCGTCCACTACTCGGCGGCGAAGGCGGGGCTCATCGGCTTCACCAAAGCGCTCTCCGCCGAGGTCGGGCCGCGCGGCATCACGGTGAACGCGATCGCGCCCGGGCTGATCGACACGCCGCTGCTCCAGCGCTCGGGCTGGCCGGACTCGCTGACCCGGGTCATCATCGCGCAGAATCCGATCAAGCGGATCGGCACGCCGGAGGACATCGCGGCGGCGTGCGCCTACCTGGTCTCCGAGGAGGCGAGCTACGTCACCGGCCAGGTGTTGAGCCCGAACGGGGGCGGGTACCTGTGA